A region from the Eptesicus fuscus isolate TK198812 chromosome 1, DD_ASM_mEF_20220401, whole genome shotgun sequence genome encodes:
- the PJA1 gene encoding E3 ubiquitin-protein ligase Praja-1, which translates to MHRSAPSQTTKRSRSPFSTNRHRWDDSENSGSSLNVDNEDYSRYPPREYRGLGSRRGMAYGHIDSFRADDSEEEGAGPVERVPVRGKAGKFKGDKLYDPEKGARSLVGVPPQFSSFNSDVRKELDPAPTVIRSTGRAEFLQQKSMAPQTSAADTKLVTKGDSLERDRQEQNVPVRPSRGPVIVRAGGESIPKAAEEPVVRPKIRNLASPNCVKPKIFFDTDDDDDMPHSTSRWRDTAITGECHLGSRARRGRGESSSGYSEPKYPEDEREARNDQVKPEKVPRRQCTMADHDFWTFNDDYYKYCDEDSDSDKEWTAALRQKHGDWEKNPSSNGESWETLPGKEEQEPEPARVNTGVIVNAGASPSASAISGSNGSNELEEVQRPALQEVERALPEEGEVPWLQYNENESSSEEDNDSGQEFLHPGVFMLDGNNNLEDDSSVSEDLEVDWSLFDGFADGLGVAEAISYVDPQFLTYMALEERLAQAMETALAHLESLAVDVEVANPPASKESIDSLPEILVTEDHSAVGQEMCCPICCSEYVKGEVATELPCHHYFHKPCVSIWLQKSGTCPVCRCMFPPQL; encoded by the coding sequence ATGCACAGATCAGCCCCCAGTCAAACCACCAAGAGGAGCCGATCGCCATTTTCCACCAATCGTCATCGTTGGGATGACAGTGAGAATTCAGGAAGCAGCCTGAATGTTGATAATGAGGACTACTCCAGGTACCCGCCCAGAGAGTACAGGGGTCTGGGTAGCAGAAGAGGAATGGCTTATGGACATATTGACTCTTTCAGGGCAGATGATAgcgaggaggagggggctgggcctgtggagcGAGTGCCAGTGAGAGGGAAAGCTGGCAAGTTTAAAGGTGATAAGCTGTATGACCCAGAGAAAGGGGCAAGGTCTTTGGTTGGTGTGCCCCCCCAGTTCTCTAGTTTTAACAGTGATGTGAGAAAGGAGCTTGACCCAGCCCCTACAGTGATACGCTCTACTGGCAGAGCTGAGTTCCTGCAGCAAAAGAGCATGGCTCCTCAGACCTCTGCTGCTGACACGAAGTTGGTTACAAAAGGCGACAGCctggagagggacagacaggagcAGAATGTACCTGTGCGTCCCAGCAGAGGTCCTGTGATTGTTCGTGCTGGTGGGGAAAGCATCCCTAAGGCTGCAGAGGAACCAGTGGTGAGGCCCAAAATCAGAAATCTGGCCAGTCCAAACTGCGtgaaaccaaaaatattttttgatactGATGATGATGACGATATGCCACACAGTACTTCCAGGTGGAGGGACACTGCCATCACTGGTGAGTGCCACTTGGGCAGCCGGGCAAGGAGAGGCAGAGGCGAGAGTTCAAGTGGCTACTCTGAGCCGAAGTATCCTGAGGATGAGAGGGAAGCCAGGAACGACCAAGTGAAGCCAGAAAAGGTGCCAAGACGGCAATGTACCATGGCTGACCATGACTTCTGGACATTCAATGATGATTACTACAAATATTGCGATGAAGACTCTGACAGTGACAAAGAGTGGACTGCTGCTTTGCGTCAGAAGCATGGAGACTGGGAGAAAAACCCGTCGTCCAATGGCGAAAGCTGGGAGACTCTGCCGGGGAAAGAAGAGCAGGAACCTGAGCCAGCCAGAGTGAATACCGGAGTGATTGTCAACGCCGGTGCTAGCCCCAGTGCTAGTGCCATCTCTGGCAGCAATGGCAGCAATGAACTTGAAGAAGTTCAAAGACCAGCTCTTCAGGAAGTGGAGCGGGCATTGCCGGAAGAAGGTGAAGTTCCTTGGCTCCAATACAATGAAAATGAGAGCAGCAGTGAGGAGGATAATGATTCTGGTCAGGAGTTTCTGCATCCTGGGGTCTTCATGCTGGATGGCAACAACAACCTCGAAGATGACTCCAGCGTGAGTGAAGACCTAGAAGTGGATTGGAGCCTCTTTGATGGATTTGCAGATGGGTTGGGGGTGGCCGAAGCCATTTCCTATGTGGATCCTCAGTTCCTCACGTACATGGCACTTGAAGAACGCCTGGCACAGGCAATGGAAACGGCCCTCGCACACTTGGAGTCTCTTGCAGTGGACGTGGAGGTGGCCAATCCACCAGCAAGCAAGGAGAGCATCGACAGTCTTCCTGAGATCCTGGTCACTGAAGACCACAGTGCAGTAGGGCAAGAAATGTGTTGCCCCATATGTTGCAGTGAATATGTGAAGGGGGAGGTGGCAACCGAGCTGCCATGCCACCACTATTTCCACAAGCCATGTGTGTCCATCTGGCTTCAGAAGTCCGGCACTTGCCCTGTGTGCCGCTGCATGTTCCCTCCCCAACTTTAA